One Branchiostoma lanceolatum isolate klBraLanc5 chromosome 18, klBraLanc5.hap2, whole genome shotgun sequence DNA window includes the following coding sequences:
- the LOC136424766 gene encoding large ribosomal subunit protein uL5 isoform X3 translates to MAEKEVRRENPMRELRIRKLCLNICVGESGDRLTRAAKVLEQLTGQTPVFSKARYTVRSFGIRRNEKIAVHCTVRGAKAEEILERGLKVKEYELRKNNFSATGNFGFGIAEHIDLGIKYDPSIGIYGMDFYVVLGRPGFNVSCKKHKSGRVGFKHRITKEDSMRWFQQKYDGILLPGK, encoded by the exons GAGAAGGAAGTTCGCCGCGAGAACCCGATGCGCGAGCTGCGTATCCGTAAGCTGTGTCTGAACATCTGTGTGGGGGAGAGCGGAGACAGACTGACCCGCGCCGCCAAGGTGCTGGAACAGCTGACCGGACAGACCCCTGTCTTCTCCAAAG CCCGGTACACAGTGAGGTCTTTCGGCATCCGTAGAAACGAGAAGATCGCGGTTCACTGTACGGTGCGTGGCGCCAAGGCCGAGGAGATCTTGGAACGTGGGCTGAAG GTGAAGGAATACGAGTTGCGGAAGAACAATTTCTCGGCCACCGGCAACTTCGGCTTCGGTATTGCCGAGCATATCGACTTGGGAATCAAGTACGACCCCAGCATTGGCATCTACG GGATGGACTTCTACGTGGTGCTCGGCCGGCCAGGGTTCAACGTGAGCTGTAAGAAGCACAAGTCTGGCAGGGTTGGTTTCAAACACCGCATCACCAAGGAAGACTCCATGCGCTGGTTCCAACAGAAG TATGACGGCATCCTGCTCCCAGGGAAGTAA
- the LOC136423994 gene encoding interferon-inducible GTPase 5-like yields MTSTIIKEDNGRLVFIITTTITAIIIIFIIIRHPKPVPQRTRPQEVRIGVVGDPGAGKSTFINSIRGLRPRDPGAAQAGLTHTTAEPTEYPHPSRPDSLVLIDFPGVLLRRYSGRYGNFSIGQYLIEFGSYMRSCDVFLVFCRGRIQHNPVSIAMAAARMGKKVLFVRSQFDKDLADKENDDPEYFDDKSSVHLMEELRQDYIRVLREVGWPYDVSDDEVFIISGRLDNVRQEKWDVPELKRAMFQQKRNLYSFF; encoded by the exons ATGACTTCGACGATAATAAAGGAG GATAATGGGCGGTTGGttttcatcatcaccaccaccatcaccgccatcatcatcatcttcatcatcatcagaca TCCTAAACCCGTGCCACAGCGCACACGTCCTCAAGAAGTTCGCATCGGTGTTGTGGGCGACCCCGGGGCGGGGAAGAGCACCTTTATCAACTCCATCCGTGGACTGAGGCCCCGGGACCCCGGCGCGGCACAGGCGGGGCTAACCCACACCACTGCCGAGCCCACAGAATACCCACACCCAAGTCGACCTGACAGTTTGGTTCTGATCGACTTTCCCGGTGTTCTACTGCGGAGATACAGTGGCAG GTATGGAAACTTCAGCATCGGCCAGTATCTGATCGAGTTCGGGTCCTACATGCGAAGTTGTGACGTGTTCTTGGTGTTCTGTCGGGGCCGAATCCAACACAACCCCGTCAGCATCGCCATGGCGGCGGCAAGGATGGGGAAGAAGGTACTGTTCGTCAGGTCGCAGTTCGACAAAGATTTGGCGGACAAGGAGAACGACGACCCCGAGTACTTCGACGACAAAAGCTCGGTACACCTGATGGAAGAGCTCCGACAGGACTACATCCGGGTCCTGCGGGAGGTGGGATGGCCGTATGACGTCAGTGATGACGAGGTGTTCATAATCAGCGGCAGGTTGGACAACGTCAGACAAGAAAAGTGGGACGTGCCTGAGTTGAAAAGGGCGATGtttcaacaaaaaagaaatcttTACTCCTTCTTCTGA
- the LOC136423993 gene encoding uncharacterized protein, which translates to MACRKEDPTVEINGELDEEQQKILKSLADAPGGAKTELLKKIQEYATKNMEAWKDQKVKVGIVGDPGAGKSTFINSIRGLKPKQKDSAMVGVTHTTSEATDYPHPKNPSLVFVDFPGVLLKKGTSDKRAFNIQQYLDEFGEKMEQCQLFLVFSSGRIQRNALQIGMKARDMGEKVLFVRSQFDIDLADKKEDDPDYFEGKGEEEAVANLMEELRKDYIKVLKDVGWEGEVNPRDVFIISGRYDSVLKGRWDIPKFREEMFDGLGALQKMVVIHTCRDFSKNTIKERGDVLRSQMEFIALAATRGTFVPIVGAVAVPRALSSAYENYKEAFDLTEDAVEQLAKMTKKSPQDLKREINGELDEEQRKILKNLADAPGGAKTELLKKIQEYAIKNMEAWKDQKVKVGIVGERGAGKGTFINSIRGLRPTQEGAAKVGIGHTSSEATEYPHPKRSGSLVFVDFPGVPLKKGTGKECDFDIQQYLDEFGEKMEACHLFLVFSSGLIHHNALLIGMKARDMGKKVLFVRSKFDKDLSDKRNDDPDYFEGKEEEEAVANLIEELRKDYIDVLKEVGWEGEVRSSDVFIISCRLEYVLKGSWDIPKFKKAMFDGLGALMKMVVINTCRDFSKNTIKERGDVLRSQMEFIALAATRGTFVLIVGAVAVPRALSSAYENYKEAFDLTEDAVEQLAKMTKKSPQDLKRFVSSRLLAGAENIKRDEALAVVMAICRELGLETSFGEFATTFYIPIIGAAFNASSNQERMLKVLDALISRMQKCASDLFDYAFK; encoded by the exons ATGGCGTGTCGCAAGGAGGATCCAACAGT GGAGATCAATGGAGAACTAGACGAAGAGCaacagaaaatattgaaaagcTTGGCTGATGCTCCCGGCGGTGCTAAGACAGAGCTACTGAAGAAGATCCAAGAGTACGCAACTAAAAATATGGAGGCTTGGAAGGACCAGAAAGTGAAAGTAGGCATCGTGGGCGATCCTGGAGCAGGGAAGAGCACCTTCATCAACTCCATCCGCGGACTGAAGCCAAAGCAGAAGGATTCAGCGATGGTTGGCGTTACGCACACTACATCGGAAGCCACTGACTATCCTCATCCCAAGAACCCAAGCCTTGTCTTCGTCGACTTTCCTGGTGTCCTCCTGAAGAAAGGAACCTCAGACAAGCGTGCGTTCAACATCCAACAGTACCTCGACGAGTTTGGGGAGAAGATGGAGCAGTGCCAACTGTTCCTGGTCTTCAGCAGCGGCCGCATCCAGCGCAACGCCCTGCAGATCGGGATGAAGGCCCGAGACATGGGGGAAAAGGTGCTGTTCGTCAGGTCTCAGTTTGACATAGATTTGGCGGACAAGAAGGAAGACGATCCCGACTATTTTGAAGGGAAGGGGGAGGAAGAAGCGGTGGCCAACTTGATGGAGGAGCTCCGCAAGGACTACATCAAGGTCCTGAAGGATGTGGGATGGGAAGGTGAGGTGAACCCGAGAGATGTCTTCATCATCAGCGGTCGCTACGACAGCGTGCTGAAGGGGCGATGGGACATCCCAAAGTTCAGAGAGGAGATGTTCGATGGTTTGGGTGCGTTACAGAAGATGGTGGTCATCCACACATGCCGCGACTTCTCCAAGAACACCATCAAGGAAAGGGGAGACGTGCTCAGGAGCCAGATGGAATTCATCGCCTTGGCAGCAACTAGAGGAACCTTCGTTCCAATTGTTGGCGCTGTTGCTGTTCCGC GTGCCCTTTCTTCGGCGTATGAAAACTACAAAGAGGCCTTTGACCTGACAGAAGATGCAGTGGAACAACTGGCCAAGATGACCAAGAAGAGCCCGCAGGATCTCAAGAG GGAGATCAATGGGGAACTAGACGAAGAGCAacggaaaatattgaaaaacttGGCTGATGCTCCTGGCGGCGCTAAGACAGAACTACTGAAGAAGATTCAAGAGTACGCAATTAAAAACATGGAGGCTTGGAAGGACCAGAAAGTGAAAGTAGGCATTGTGGGCGAGCGTGGAGCAGGGAAGGGTACCTTCATCAACTCCATCCGCGGACTGAGGCCAACGCAAGAGGGTGCAGCGAAGGTCGGCATTGGCCACACTTCATCGGAAGCCACCGAGTATCCCCATCCAAAGCGTTCGGGTAGCCTTGTCTTCGTCGACTTTCCTGGTGTCCCCCTAAAGAAAGGAACCGGGAAGGAGTGCGACTTCGACATCCAACAGTACCTCGACGAGTTTGGGGAGAAGATGGAGGCATGCCACCTGTTCCTGGTCTTCAGCAGCGGCCTCATCCATCACAACGCCTTGCTGATCGGCATGAAGGCCCGGGATATGGGGAAGAAGGTGCTGTTCGTCAGGTCAAAGTTCGACAAAGATTTGTCGGACAAGAGGAACGACGATCCAGATTATTTTGAAGggaaggaggaggaagaagcGGTGGCCAACTTGATAGAGGAGCTCCGCAAGGACTACATCGACGTCCTGAAGGAGGTGGGATGGGAAGGCGAAGTGAGGTCCAGTGATGTCTTCATCATCAGCTGTCGCCTTGAGTACGTGCTAAAGGGATCTTGGGACATCCCGAAGTTCAAGAAAGCGATGTTCGACGGTTTGGGTGCTTTAATGAAGATGGTGGTCATAAACACCTGCCGCGACTTCTCCAAGAACACCATCAAGGAAAGGGGAGACGTGCTCCGGAGCCAGATGGAATTCATCGCCTTGGCAGCAACTAGAGGAACCTTCGTTCTAATTGTTGGCGCTGTTGCTGTTCCGC GTGCCCTTTCTTCGGCGTATGAAAACTACAAAGAGGCCTTTGACCTGACAGAAGATGCAGTGGAACAACTGGCCAAGATGACCAAGAAGAGTCCGCAGGATCTCAAGAGGTTCGTGTCTTCCAGGTTGCTGGCCGGGgcagaaaatatcaaaagggATGAGGCATTGGCAGTTGTGATGGCCATTTGTAGAGAGCTAGGCTTAGAGACCAGTTTCGGCGAGTTTGCCACGACATTTTACATTCCTATAATTGGCGCTGCTTTTAATGCTTCATCTAACCAAGAAAGAATGTTGAAAGTCCTGGATGCATTGATTTCTCGTATGCAGAAGTGCGCCAGCGATCTGTTTGATTATGCTTTCAAGTAA